Genomic DNA from Paracoccus sp. MBLB3053:
CGTTGTCGATGCCCGCGCTGCGTTCGGAGGCCGAAGCCTGCTTGCCGAGAATCTCGCTCGCCGCCGCGATGGCCGTCTGGATCGCACGGTCACGCACGGCACGAACCGCATCCGCCTCGGCGCCCGAAATTTGCTCTTCGGCGGCCTTGAGACGACGCTCGATCGATACCTGAAGCGCCTTCTTGGCCTTTTCAGCTTCGATCGTGGCTTCACGCTTCGCATTGGCGACGATATCCGCCGCCTGCGACTTCACCTCGCGCTGGCGGCGCTCATAGCTCGCATAGATCTCCTGGGCTTCCTCGCGCAGGCGACGGGCCTCGGCCAGATCATTGCGGATGCCTTCGGCCCGCTTGTCGAGCATGCCGCCGACAAGTTGCGGGACCCGGTAATAGACCAGGATCGCGACGAAAAGCAGGAAGGCCAGCGTCACGATGAAGTCGGTGTTCCGCAGCGAGAAGAACGGACCCGTAGCCGCGAATGCAGGGCTTGCCATGACAACGAAAAGAAGGCTCAGACGTTTCATTGCAGCGCCCCCTTCAGTCGCTCGTCGACAGCTTCGTCGATCAGGTTCTGATCTGCACGACCGCCAAAATTCTCGACGAGCGCGGAAGTCACCTCGCGGGCGACATTGCGTGCATCCTCGACAGCCGACGCACGGATTTCACCGATGCGCTTTTCAGACTCGGCCGAACGCGCGGAAATCTCGGCATCCGCATGAGCGATGGCTGCGTCGAGTTCCTTCTGCATCTCGGCCTTGTTGGCGGCGATGATCTTGTTCGCTTCGGCCCGGGCGTCGGCAAGAGCCTTTTCATAGGCTGCTTCTGCGTCCTTGGCTTTCTGCTTGAACTCCTCGGCCGCCATCAGATCGCCCGTAATGGCGCCCTGACGATCGCTGATGACCCCGCCGATGCGCGGCAGAGCCACGCGAGACAGGACCCAGTAGATCACGGCCAGCACGACCAGCAGCCAGAAGATCTGGTTGCCGAAGGTGCTGATATCCAGTTGCGGCATCCCGACGCTGCTTGCGCCATGAGCCGCATCGGCTGCGGCATGGGCTGCATCAGCACCGTGCGCCGCCGCCTGGGCGGTCTCGGTGTGGGTCACCGTTTCTGAGTGTTCGACCACGACAGGCGCGGTCTGTTGCAACAGGCTGAACATTTCCTACCCCATGCCGGTCGTTTCACAATCGGGTGGGCGCATGGTGCCCCCACCCAACCGCAAGGATGGCAAAAGGATCAGACTGCGAACAGCAGAAGCAGAGCGACCAGGAACGAGAAGATGCCCAGGGCTTCGGCGAAGGCCATGCCGATGAACAGCGTGGCGGTTTGCGAGGCAGCGGCCGAGGGGTTGCGCAGAGCGCCGGCGAGGTAGTTGCCAGCAACATTGCCCACACCCATGGCAGCGCCGGCCATACCGATGCAAGCCAGACCGGCGCCGAGGTACTGTCCCAGTTGACCCAGATTTTCCATATTCATGCTCCTTGAGGCTTTGGAAAGGGTTTTGAATTACCTGATCTGCGGTCCGTCGCTTAGTGCGACGGATGCAGGGCGTCTTTCAGATAGACGCAGGTCAGGATGGTGAAGACGTAGGCCTGGATCAGCGCGACGAGCACTTCGAGACCATACATGGCGGTGATCGCAAGGATCGAAATCGGGGCGATGGCAGCGACGGCGGCGAAGGCGGCAAAGACCTTGATCACCGCGTGACCGGCCATGACGTTGCCCGCAAGTCGGATCGAATGGCTGACCGGGCGCACGAAATACGAGATCAACTCGATGATGGCGAGAACCGGGCGCAGCGCCAGCGGCGCGGAACTGACCCAGAACAGACCAAGAAAATGGGTGCCGTTCTTGACGAAGCCAAGGACTGTTACGCCGACGAAGACCAACAGGGCAAGAACCGCAGTGACGGCAATATGCGAGGTCGGCGAGAAGGACTTCGGAAGCAGGCCCAGGAAGTTCGCAAACAGGATGAAGCAGAACAGCGTCATCACATAGGGGAAGTATTTCAGACCGTCCTTGCCGGTCACGTCCTCGACCATCTTGCGAACCATGCCGTAAAGCAGTTCGGCGATCGACTGAAGCCGATTGGGAATGATCGCGCGACCCCGGGTTCCAAAGACCAGCAGACCGATGATGCACAGAGCGGCCAGACCCATCCACAGTGTGGCGTTGGTCGGCGTGTACCAGTGCACCTCGGTTCCGCCAAACAGCGGCTTGACGATGAACTGGTCCATCGGGTGGAAAACCAGACCTTCACTGTGTTCTTCTGTCGCCATCGTCATTTACCCTCGTCGTCGCCGGGTTGCTCCGGTGCCTTGCCTATTTCCTTCGCCGTTCTCATCATCGTCTTCACTCCGGCCGCAAGGCCCAGAAGCACGAAGACGACCATCAGGAGCGGCGTCGTGCCGAACAAATAGTCCAGCCCAAATCCGATCCCGAACCCGATGCCCAATCCGGCCACAAGTTCGGTCACCATGCGCCAGGCCATATTGGCCTGACTGAAATGCTCTTCCCCGCGTGAGCCCGGTACTTGCGCCGTCTTCTGGCCCAATCGGGCTTCCAGTTCGCGCAACCGCTCCGCGTCCCGGGCACGCGCGGCATCATGGTCCTGCTTATCGGCCACGCCTTCACACCCCCGTTATCGGTTGGGGCGGTGATAGGTGCTGCGGCGCTGCAAGTCAAGCAAGCAGGAGGAATTGCTAAGAACTTGTAATAGTTCGCTTTAAATCAATCCGAATTTGCTACGGCGCAGCACTTGCGGCGCAGCTGCCCGATGGGCAATATTCAACCCGTCAGTTAAGTAAACTCGCATGGCCCTCCAGAACCCAAGCCTCGACACGATTTTCGCTGCACTCGCGGATCCAACGCGGCGGGCCATTCTTGCCATGCTGCTTGAAGACGACATGGCGGTGACCGACGTGGCCGCCCCCTTCGAAGTCAGCCTGGCCGCGATCTCGAAACACCTTGCAGTGCTGGTCGGTGCCGGCCTGATCAGACAGGAACGCAGGGGGCGGATCATCTGGTGCAAGCTCGAACCCGAAGGGCTACGCAGCGCCTCGGTTTGGATGCAGGGCTTCGGCCAATTCGAGCCGGTCGATCTTGACGATTTCGAACGGTTCCTGCAGTCCGAACTCGAAGGCGGCGGTTCTCAGAAGGACGAGCCAGCCTGATCGGCGCGACCAGCCTGTCTGTATCGAGTCATTTTGCGTTGACGATGCTGAGCGAAGCGATCGGGTCATGACAGGGACATGACCCGACGACGTACGATGATAACCCTACTTGACGGTGATGCGCCCATCGAGAGCGGGCTTGAAGCCCGGCCCCTGCCGAATGAGGTATTCGGCCAGCACGTCCGCCAGATCCGGGCCGAAATCATAGGCATCCTTCGCGTTCGTCGCAAAGATCTTGTACCCGTCCCCTCCGGCACGCATGTAATTGTTCGACACCACACCGTAAAGTTTTGATGGGTCGATCGGCGCCCAGGTTCCACCCTCGCGGACCTGCACATCGGATATCCGCGTTCCGGGTTCGGCCGTCGGGTCGACGGTATATTTCAGGCCCGCGACCTGTGCGAAGCGCCCTGCCTTTTCCTCATACTGACTTGCACCGTTTTCCAGTGCCTTCACGAGATCTTCGCCCTTCAGCTTGAAGGTAGAAAGGGTGTTCTGGAACGGAAGGACCGACAGCACCTCGCCCATCGTGACTGGGCCGGCATCGATCGAGGTCCGCAATCCGCCGCCATTCGCAACTGCGATGGTGATCCCTTGCGCCTTGACCCGATCGAGCATGGCGTCAGCCACGACGACACCCATCTCGCATTCCCGCTGACGGCAGTTGTCGCGGCTGCCATCGATCGGAGCCTTGGTCTCCGCCACCAGCTTTTCCTTCAGCTCCTGGATTGGAGCCGCCATTTCCTTGACACGGGCCGCGATTGCCTCGTCGGGCGCAACGGATGAATCGAGAAGGATGGGTGATCCCTCCGCCTTGATGATCTGACCGTCCTCATTCCAGGTCAGCTTCAGATGGCCGAGATACTTGCCATAAGCATAGGCGGTAACGACGGGCACATCGGCCTCATCGGCAGACGCGACCATCGTGGGATAAGGTCCTTCGGCCCCGTCCATCTCCCCCAGAAGCGTATGACTATGTCCGCCTATCACCGCATCTATGCCGGCAACCTCGGCCGCGATTTCCTGGTCGCGCCTGTAACCTTCATGAGTCAGCGCGACTATCTTGTTTACACCGGCAGCAGTCAGCTCCTGGACATCTGCCTTCAGGCTTTCCAGATCGTCCTGGAAAATGACCTTATCGCCCGGAGAAGAGGTTTCGGGCGTATCCATCGCAAGCGCCGAAACAATACCCAGTTTTTCTCCGCCTACGTCCAGGGTCACAAAATCCGCCACCTTGCCTTTGAGCTCTGGAGACTGGGACAGATCAAGATTGCCCGAAATGACCGGGAACGAGACGCCGTCAGCCAAGGTCTGAAGCCCCCCCGGCCCATCATCGAATTCGTGGTTTCCGACGGCCATGGCATCGAATCCGATCTCGTTCATGAACTCGACCGTGTCTTTGCCCTTGTAGGTCGTGTAGAAAAGGCTTCCCTGGTATTGATCTCCGGCGTCGAGCACGACGACATTCTCGCCATTGGCCCTGAACTCGTCTCGCAGTTCCCTGATCTTGGTGGTCAGCCGCGCCACCCCTCCGAAACATTCGTTCTTGGCCTCGGTTTCGGCGTCGCAAGTGGCGTCGTACTTGTTGATCGGCTCGATGCGGCTATGAAAGTCGTTGATGTGGAGAATATGCAGGGTGAAGTCGGCCTGGGCGGCACCCGCCCCAATCACGGCAGTCGCCGCAGACACCAAAAACAAGCGTTTCATCCGTTTCCTCTCGTCACCGGTGATGGGACTGGAAGGCAGCTTCGGAGATGCTTGGGTATGCGTCAACCGGGGATCGGGCCGCATCGGGTGGTTCTGCCTTGACGCGCCCAATGGCGCAGCGCAAGAACCTGACCATGCGTGCCTATAAGATCTTCAGAGCCCCGGAATACGAACAGTTGCTGCGCGATGGTGAAAGCGCTGGTTCGCCCGTCGATCTCGCGGACGGGTATATCCATCTGTCCACGGCATCGCAGCTTGCCGGTACGCTCACCAAGCACTTTGCCGGCGAGACGGGACTAAGATTGCTCGCGGTCGAAACGGAATTGCTTGCCCCTCTGAAATGGGAGCCATCCCGTGGAGGAGATCTCTTTCCACATCTCTACCGTGTACTGCGCGTTGCGGATATCGTCTGGACTCGTGACATCGGCATCGGTCCCGACGGGCATATCACAGGAGAACTGGAATGAACCTGATCGAACGCCTTGGGCTTGCAGCGCTTCACTCGTTCGATCCAGAGCGCGCTCATGATCTTTCGATCTTCGCGCTCGAGCGCGGCCTTGTACCAATGCCGAAAGCAATCAGGACGTCCAGCCGGCTGCGCGTTTCGATTGCCGGGCTCGATCTCCCCAATCCCGTCGGACTGGCTGCCGGCTTCGACAAGAATGCGCGGGTGGTCCCGTCCCTTATGCGCGCGGGCTTTGGGTTCATCGAAGTGGGCGCGGCTACTCCGCGTCCTCAGCCCGGAAATCCGAAGCCCCGACTGTTCCGCCTTACCGAGGACCAAGCAATCATCAATCGCTTTGGCTTCAACAATGAAGGTGCAGAGGCAATCGCCGAGCGCCTGGCTCGCCGCCCTTCCGGCTACCCGAAGGGCATCCCGGTTGGGCTGAACATCGGAGCGAACAAGGACAGTCAGGACAAGAGCGCGGATTTTTCACAGGTCGTGCGTGTCGCGGGCGAGGCCGCGGATTTCCTGACGGTCAATGTCTCGTCGCCCAATACCGAGAAACTGAGAGACCTTCAGGGGCCGGATGCGCTCGCCGCATTGCTCGACGGCGTCATTACAACCCGCGACGGCCTCGCAAGCCGCCCCCCAGTTTTTGTCAAGATTGCACCCGACCTCGACGACGCCGGTCTCGCCGACATCGCTTCGGTCGCAGTCTCGGCATCCGTCGACGGAATCATTGCGACGAACACCACACTATCTCGCGACGGTCTTTCGTCGCCTCGTGCAAGCGAAACGGGCGGGCTTTCCGGTACCCCGATCATGCAAAGATCGACACGCATCCTTGCCAAGCTCAGCCAACTCATCGACGGCAGGCTTCCGATCATTGGTGTCGGCGGAATTTCCTCGACCGAGGATGCGTGGCAGAAAATCCGCGCGGGGGCCTCTGCCGTCCAGATCTATTCCGCCCTGATCTACAAGGGCTTTTCTTTCGCGGACCAGATCGTCCAAGAACTCGATCAAAGACTCGAGCGCGAGAAGGTTTCCTTGGCCGAGCTGACAGGCAGCGGACGCGAGGAATGGCTCTGATCTAGAAGGATCTAAAAGGGGCCCTCGTGCCCCAAGAGCTGGTTCATGGCACTTGACGGATCGCTGCACCCCGCATCGCCGACAATCCGCGCGGGCACCCCGGCTACGGTCTTGCAGGGCGGCACCTCGCTCAGCACGACCGATCCTGCTGCGATGCGCGAATGATGGCCCACCTTGATATTGCCAAGGACCTTTGCGCCCGCCCCGATCATCACCCCGTTGCCAATCTTGGGATGCCTATCTCCGTCTTCCTTGCCGGTGCCGCCAAGGGTAACCGAATGCAGCATCGAGACGTCATTGCCGACCACTGCCGTTTCGCCAATGACGATCGAATGGGCGTGGTCGATCATGACGCCGGTACCGATGCGCGCGGCGGGATGAATGTCGACACCGAACACTTCCGAGCAACGCATCTGCACGAAATAGGCCATGTCGTGGCGGCCCTGCTCCCACAACCAATGCCCGATCCTATAGGATTGAAGCGCCTGATAACCTTTGAAGAACAGGATGGGCTGCATGAGCCTGTGCGTCGCGGGGTCACGGTCGTAAACGGCAATGAGGTCGGCTTGCCCTGCCAGTGCAAGTTCCGGAGAACGCGCGAATGCGTCATCCGCGATTTCGCGGAGGATCTGTTCGCTCATTTCCCTTGAAGCGAGCTTCAGCGAAAACCGGTAGGCAAGAGCCGCCTCAAATGTCGCATGATGCAGCAGGCCCGCATGGATCAGCGCGCCCAGCAATGGCTCGTCCCGCACGGCAATGCGGGCCTCTCTCTGAATTCGCGACCAGACAGAAATGCGCGTTTCGTCGCGCATTTCCTGTGGCAGCGGTTCGACGATGTCCTTGCTCAGGTTCATGGCACCGAAGCTTTGTTGGTTCATTTACCCGATTATTATCCCAAACCGGTTACGACCGAAAGGGCAGTCTAGTCCGGCAGTCGCAGTTCAAGCCAATGCGCCACGACACGCACTTTTCCGCCACCGAACTGGCCGCCAGTTGCCGTAAGTTGCAGCGGCGTCGGCTCCCAGTAGCTCATGGGGGTTCCAAGAAGGCCGCGAGACCACGATCCCGCGCCTTTTCCCAACCCTTCGCCGAAGCGGTTCGTCGCATCGGAATGCCCCAGGGACCACGAAGCCAACGTGCCGTTGATCGCCGTCAAAACCCGGGCGGTGACGCCAATGACCATCACGCCGGACGGAATCACAAGTGACGTGGTCGCTGAACTGCCCGGTCCGAGCACGACATCCTCTGTCGCCTGCCCCGTCAACAGACCAGACCCGTGCGATCCGAGCGTGACAGCCCCGAGCACCCATTGCGATCCGTCATGGATCGCCTGGACACCCCGATCCGCGACCAGCGCCCGACGGCCAAGTTTCGGTCGCGCGAAGATCCATCCTCCGTTTGATCCGATGGCGATCTTGCCGCCCTGACCTTCCCATGCGTTGCTCGCCCCCATGGGCACCCCCCAGCACTGACCGTCTTCGACCGTATCTGGGGGCATCGCGCGAGAGAGGCTCTGCAAGACAAGATCGATAGCTCCGTCGAGACGCATCATCGCATCATTGACGGTCACGTGCTTCTGCGCCTGGGCTGGAAGAAGCAGCGGCAATTCCAGATTGGCGGTCGCGCTGTCAGACATTGATCACCTTCCTTGCAAACGGGCCCGCGCCGAACTCATCGGACATTTGGGCAATTTCGACTTCGAATGCTCCCGCCGCGCGCAGCTGGGACCAGACCTGGATGGGCACATCCCATCTCGGTTCCGAGACGATCGCTTGTTCAATGATGGAACCGTTCTGGACAAGGCGGGCAAGGTATTCCTCTCGAGTTTCGCCGAGAGGAACGTCGAGACCCTCCCATCCATCTCCTTGAATGCGAGTTCTGCGAATCCAAGTTATGGTCGAGCCATTCACTGCAATATGACAAGGCGAGAAGGGCCTTAGCCCCGCGCCCCGAAAAGCCGCGGTCAAGGTGCGGTAACTGGGATCATCGGGGCCATGCGTGCCCGGCCCGACGCGCCAATGTCGCTGCTGATTTCGCGCACTAGGCGGAATATCTAGCTGGACGGCAGCGCCATCCATCAGAACCACCAAACTTCCCGCCGGCCAGACATCAGGCATCATTGCCTCGGTGCCTGCCAATCCGCGCAACCTGACACTCACCTCCCAGACACCCGACGAAACGAGCTTTGCGTCTCGGAACTGAACAAGCTCCCAACCCTCGGCAGAGCCGTCACCGATCGCCAGTAAGTTCTTGCCTTCAAGCAGGGCTGTTGCGGAAACGGACTCAAGGTTTCCGCCTTTGACACGCATCCGCAGCGCAGGACCCAAATCCCAAACCCCCGATCTCGCCTTTGCGAGAGGCGTGAGCGTCGTCCCAATGACAGATCGTGATGGCACGACGACATTGCGCGAATAACCTGCGTCGATCTGGGCGGATCCCCAGACGGTAGCCGATCCTGGCCATGGGGTCGCTGATACCGCGATATGGGGCGCATGTGGCCTTTCATCGCCACGAAGCAAGGGAAGGTCCAGAAAGGTCGACCACAAAGGAGTTGGAGGCGCGTATGCTCGCGCAACTGTCTCGTCCTCGAGCAAGCGCGGGGATCTGTAAACCCCGGGCTCCACACGGACGGCATCGATCTGAATCGCTCCAGCCTTCTCGACCCTGTCGACCCGCCAGCGTTTAGGATCCCCTGAACCCTCTGTCACCTGCACGATATCCCCAGGACCGAGCGCCGACATGGAAGCAGGCAAGGCAAAACGAACCGTGTCCTTGGCGATGACGGTCTCGCCCATCCAGCGTTCGGCGATGGCGCGGGCCTCTGGCTTGGTCAAAAGCATCGGCAGTTCACTATCCGACGAAGCTCGAAACTCACCGCCAGGAAGAACCGTCTCCGCGGTTCGAACGGAATAGTCTCCACCAGATTCTATATGCGTCAGCCGGATCCGACCGGCGAAATCGGCGTCTCCTGCCCGGGCAACCTCAAGCCCCGAGATATCCTCATCAACTGCCATGTTTTCCCGCTGCACAACGAAATCGACATAGCCGTCGCGCATTCGAAACTGCAGAACCCCGTCTCTTTCCACCGCATCGAAGCCATGGGCCAGCATCAGTGGCTGCAGGGCCGACCTTCCGCTATCAGACCCCAAGATCGAATAACCTCGCACCAGACCGGAAAGGCCCTCGGCATCAAAGGAAGCAACACCCGTTCCTCGGCAGATCTCGGCCACAACGTCCGCCAAAGGAACGGCACCCGCCCGCCCGTTCAGCCAATGGCCCCGCTGCCAAGCCGGTCCGTCCGACCATAGTTCGGTCAGCGAGGGAAAAGCCGGGAAAGGCCGTGCATCCCAGCACCAGACATGGGCACGGCTCATGTCGATCATTCGCCCGGCCGCCATGCGACCGTATTCGTCTCGCGGAGGGTTGTTCTTGGGGTTGCCCCAATGCTCGGTCACCGCGCGAATGTAGGCAGCCTGTATCGCATCGTCGCGCCCGCCATTCGAAAAATAGGGCAGCGCTGATTCAGAGCTTGCGGCATCCAGGAACTTGTTGGGTTGATTGGTACCCTTATCGAGGGATGCGCAGCCCATCTCGGTAAACCAGATCGGTTTGGATCTAGGCACCCACGGGCTAGGCTTGGCTTGACGAATGCCTGCAATGCGGTCGTGATGTTCGTTCAGCCACCAGTTCCTGATATCCTTGTATCGCCATATCCAATGCTCGTCGAAAAGCCCGTCGCGGATCGGCAGCCTGATCTGCTCTTGCCGGTCGACTTCCCGCGCATAATACCAGTCATACCCTTCCCCACCTGCGACATTGGCTCGCAGATAGTCGGGATTGTCGGGACGCCGCCAATGTGCGTCCAAATGCGTATCTCCGTCCCGCCAATCCGAAAGCGGCATGTAATTGTCGATGCCGATGAAATCGATGTTCTCATCGGCCCAGAGCGGGTCCAGATGAAAATAGACGTCGCCATTGCCCGGATGATAGCCGAAGTACTCGGACCAATCGGCGGCATAGCCGATCTTCACATCGTCCCCCAGGATATGACGGACATCTGCTGCCAGCTTTCTCAACGCCACGACCGCAGGAAAGGACAGTCCCTCACCCCGGATCTGTGTCAGTCCGACCATTTCCGAACCGATCAGAAATGCGTCAATTCCTCCGGCAATGGCGCAAAGATGAGCGTAATGCAGGATAAAGCGGCGATATGACCACTCCTCGGCGCCGACAAAACTGATGGTGTCACCAGCTTGTACGAAATCATCGACCTCGGCCGCTCCAAAAAACCTCGCGACCTCTTCCGTCGCCGATTGGGTGCCGGCGGAGCTGCCTTCCCGCCCCGCTGCAATGTTCGAGGTAATTCTCCCGCGCCAAGGCATGACAGGTTGATCTTTCGCCCCGGTCCAGGGGTCAGCTTTGCCATTCCCCTGTTGCTGTTCCATGAGGATGAACGGATAGAAGACGGCCCTTCGACCACTTGCCGCGATTTCTCGGATTGCCTCAATTACCGATCCATCCGCTGGCGTTCCACCGTATATCGGACGCTCTTGCGACCTCGCGACTTCCTCCGCCTGGTCCCTGCCGATGCCTCCTGCCCGCCAGGGCATCTCGTCTCCGTCACGAGATCTGTCCTCGACCTTTGGCTTGATCGAGCAATCGCCCGCTCGAAGGTCATCGCCGAACCATGACACGACCAAAGAAATGGATCTCACATTTGGCAATTCGCAGGCCAGCGTACGCATCGATGCGCTGAAGTCTGTCTTCGCGGATGGCGTGTTTCGGTTGACGACGCGGGTCTCTCCCAGACCGAAGTCATAGGTCACCGGAGTGGTCGCCAAAGAATACTCTCCCGTGCCAGGTATCATTGCCACCGCTTCGACCTGTCGAGACAATCCCCGCCCCTGATCCGCCGCACGTGTGACCTCGAAGGACAATTGCGGAACGCGATTGCCCCAACGTTCAAGCAACAGGTTCTCCAAAACGACATACGCGATGCCGCGATAGGCGGGCGCGTCGTCACCCTCTTCCGCAACGATCACCGGATCAGGAAGCTGGTCTTCGCGACCCAGGTAGACGCGCAAGTTCAGATCGTCTGGCGACACTTCTTCGCCGTCCGCCCAGACCCGACCTATTCCCAGGATCGGCCCTTCGCACAAGGCCAAGGCAAAGCTCAGGCGATAGCCGTATTCCGTCACACTTGGCGCGGTTCCCTTGCCTCCGCCTCGGCGCTCGCTCGTCTCGATCAGCTCTCCAGCCCAGATCACATGTCCAGAAACCCGCATCTGCCCCCAAATCTGCGGGATAGGGGTTCCTTCTCCTGCCGACTGAATTCGCAGCCGGTCGATCCGCCCCGTTGCGACCGCTTTGGATCCGCCCCCCAAAAGGCGTTGGTCCAGCGCATTTCCGACAGTCGCGCCGATTGCACGGCCAATGACGGCACCCGAAAGGCCCATCACCGTGCCGCCGAACCCGGCTCCCAGTGACGCGCCGGCAGCCGCGAGCAAGATCGTCGCCATGATGCATCCTTGTCAGTTGAGTGGAGGAAACCGGAAACGCCCGGCAATCCGCGCACGCCATGGCCCTGAAAGAGGACTTTCCACGACCCCGTGGCGCTCATAGGCGTGAACAAAGCTCGGCTCGGGACCGGCTGCGGCGACTATCCCCATGTGCTTGGCGACGCAGCCGACCTTCATCCTGAAAACGAGAACATCCCCCGCCGCCTCGACAGGGGAAGACCACAGGAACGTCCGCGCTGCATTCAGCAAAAGCTCATCGCCTCCAAGCTCCCCCCAATCGGCCGTGTAATGGGGAAGCATGGCCGGCTCGGTCCCGAAAAGCTCTCTCCAGATTCCGCGCACCAGACCGAGACAATCTGTCCCTGCCCCTTTGCACGAAGCCTGATGGACATACGGGGTTCCGATCCAGGATCGGGCCGACTCTACGATTGGCAAGCTCATCTTTTCACCGCTGGCGAAAGCAGCCAGTCTTCCGATGGAAGATGTGGAAAGCCACGGAAATTGAGAGAATTGACAAACTTTCCACGGCAGGTTTGCATCCGTTTGTCGCAGCCTGCCACAAGCTGCACGAGATCGCCGATCGCAGGTCGCTGACCCAAAGCCGTCCAGAGTTCGACCTCGCGCGATCTGCCTTCGTCTCGCCGGTCAAATTTGATCACGCCCTGTAATCCGGTGGCCTTGCCGGCCACCACGATGAAGCTGCCATGTTCGAACCAACCAGTCTCACTGTCTGAAATATCGGAAATCGAAAAAAACTGACCTTCGCGCTCTTGCAGGATCTTGCCTTCTGCCGTGTAGCCAAGCCGCGAAAGGTCGAACGTGCACTTAGCATCCCCCAGATTGGCCGAGCATCGTGGGTGAAAGACTCTTCCAAAGCTTCTGCCCAATGGCACGGATAGGCCGCGCAGCTCGGCGCGGAACGCACCCCCCTCGTGCGAAATCTCACCCAACGACCCCCGAAAAATCAGATGACGTCGCTGTGGGTCCGTCCAATCCACGTCCCAAAGCCGCACATCGGCCCCGTCCC
This window encodes:
- a CDS encoding quinone-dependent dihydroorotate dehydrogenase; the encoded protein is MNLIERLGLAALHSFDPERAHDLSIFALERGLVPMPKAIRTSSRLRVSIAGLDLPNPVGLAAGFDKNARVVPSLMRAGFGFIEVGAATPRPQPGNPKPRLFRLTEDQAIINRFGFNNEGAEAIAERLARRPSGYPKGIPVGLNIGANKDSQDKSADFSQVVRVAGEAADFLTVNVSSPNTEKLRDLQGPDALAALLDGVITTRDGLASRPPVFVKIAPDLDDAGLADIASVAVSASVDGIIATNTTLSRDGLSSPRASETGGLSGTPIMQRSTRILAKLSQLIDGRLPIIGVGGISSTEDAWQKIRAGASAVQIYSALIYKGFSFADQIVQELDQRLEREKVSLAELTGSGREEWL
- a CDS encoding F0F1 ATP synthase subunit B, which translates into the protein MKRLSLLFVVMASPAFAATGPFFSLRNTDFIVTLAFLLFVAILVYYRVPQLVGGMLDKRAEGIRNDLAEARRLREEAQEIYASYERRQREVKSQAADIVANAKREATIEAEKAKKALQVSIERRLKAAEEQISGAEADAVRAVRDRAIQTAIAAASEILGKQASASERSAGIDNAIDDVARRLN
- a CDS encoding ArsR/SmtB family transcription factor — protein: MALQNPSLDTIFAALADPTRRAILAMLLEDDMAVTDVAAPFEVSLAAISKHLAVLVGAGLIRQERRGRIIWCKLEPEGLRSASVWMQGFGQFEPVDLDDFERFLQSELEGGGSQKDEPA
- the cysE gene encoding serine O-acetyltransferase, producing the protein MRDETRISVWSRIQREARIAVRDEPLLGALIHAGLLHHATFEAALAYRFSLKLASREMSEQILREIADDAFARSPELALAGQADLIAVYDRDPATHRLMQPILFFKGYQALQSYRIGHWLWEQGRHDMAYFVQMRCSEVFGVDIHPAARIGTGVMIDHAHSIVIGETAVVGNDVSMLHSVTLGGTGKEDGDRHPKIGNGVMIGAGAKVLGNIKVGHHSRIAAGSVVLSEVPPCKTVAGVPARIVGDAGCSDPSSAMNQLLGHEGPF
- a CDS encoding DUF952 domain-containing protein; the encoded protein is MAQRKNLTMRAYKIFRAPEYEQLLRDGESAGSPVDLADGYIHLSTASQLAGTLTKHFAGETGLRLLAVETELLAPLKWEPSRGGDLFPHLYRVLRVADIVWTRDIGIGPDGHITGELE
- a CDS encoding F0F1 ATP synthase subunit A, with translation MATEEHSEGLVFHPMDQFIVKPLFGGTEVHWYTPTNATLWMGLAALCIIGLLVFGTRGRAIIPNRLQSIAELLYGMVRKMVEDVTGKDGLKYFPYVMTLFCFILFANFLGLLPKSFSPTSHIAVTAVLALLVFVGVTVLGFVKNGTHFLGLFWVSSAPLALRPVLAIIELISYFVRPVSHSIRLAGNVMAGHAVIKVFAAFAAVAAIAPISILAITAMYGLEVLVALIQAYVFTILTCVYLKDALHPSH
- a CDS encoding bifunctional metallophosphatase/5'-nucleotidase, with the translated sequence MKRLFLVSAATAVIGAGAAQADFTLHILHINDFHSRIEPINKYDATCDAETEAKNECFGGVARLTTKIRELRDEFRANGENVVVLDAGDQYQGSLFYTTYKGKDTVEFMNEIGFDAMAVGNHEFDDGPGGLQTLADGVSFPVISGNLDLSQSPELKGKVADFVTLDVGGEKLGIVSALAMDTPETSSPGDKVIFQDDLESLKADVQELTAAGVNKIVALTHEGYRRDQEIAAEVAGIDAVIGGHSHTLLGEMDGAEGPYPTMVASADEADVPVVTAYAYGKYLGHLKLTWNEDGQIIKAEGSPILLDSSVAPDEAIAARVKEMAAPIQELKEKLVAETKAPIDGSRDNCRQRECEMGVVVADAMLDRVKAQGITIAVANGGGLRTSIDAGPVTMGEVLSVLPFQNTLSTFKLKGEDLVKALENGASQYEEKAGRFAQVAGLKYTVDPTAEPGTRISDVQVREGGTWAPIDPSKLYGVVSNNYMRAGGDGYKIFATNAKDAYDFGPDLADVLAEYLIRQGPGFKPALDGRITVK
- a CDS encoding F0F1 ATP synthase subunit B' produces the protein MFSLLQQTAPVVVEHSETVTHTETAQAAAHGADAAHAAADAAHGASSVGMPQLDISTFGNQIFWLLVVLAVIYWVLSRVALPRIGGVISDRQGAITGDLMAAEEFKQKAKDAEAAYEKALADARAEANKIIAANKAEMQKELDAAIAHADAEISARSAESEKRIGEIRASAVEDARNVAREVTSALVENFGGRADQNLIDEAVDERLKGALQ
- a CDS encoding AtpZ/AtpI family protein, whose protein sequence is MADKQDHDAARARDAERLRELEARLGQKTAQVPGSRGEEHFSQANMAWRMVTELVAGLGIGFGIGFGLDYLFGTTPLLMVVFVLLGLAAGVKTMMRTAKEIGKAPEQPGDDEGK
- a CDS encoding F0F1 ATP synthase subunit C, whose amino-acid sequence is MENLGQLGQYLGAGLACIGMAGAAMGVGNVAGNYLAGALRNPSAAASQTATLFIGMAFAEALGIFSFLVALLLLFAV